ATCATAATATATAGAATTTAATAGTAAGTATTTTGTGTAATTTTCTTGTGTTACTTTTATGAAATCATGAATTGTAAGGCATTTACTCTGTTGAATGTACTCAGCCAAATTTGATTTGTAATGTCACAAATTATGATGCATGAAGTATGAATGTAACAGTTTAATTAAACACTGAAAAGAATAAATTAAAGAGATCTCattaataattttaatttaaaaaaaaaaaacaagttgtACCCGAAAACAGATCAATTAAATTTGATCCATCTCTATATGCATTGTCGTCCATTGTCACTTATTAGTACAACAAATCTCTTTGGTTAGCTATGCAGGTTTTGGTTGGTTGGTTATCTAGTGGCAAAATCAATATCTAACATGTCTTCTCTCTTCCCAAACATCAATAGCAGCTTCTGAATCAATATCTCACACTCCATCCTTCGACTTTCTTTCATCTgtaccccaccccccaaaaaaaaaaaaaaaaaaaaaaaacaattttcattaattatatataaaaataaaagtataaaTTAGAAGAGATGATGAAATAGATCAACAGGAATTTATATACAAACCTGAAGatgaaaattataaaagatgGTTTCTCCAAATGAGGCAAAACCTGAAGCattcaagacttgaagaccTTCTTCTTCCAAATAGATTAAAGCTTCAGAAAGTGGACTTCTGGAATCCCTATATGTACAAATCTGAATCAAAATTTCTTTATCATCAACTTGACTGGCCGAAACAGTAGGCAAAGATGTTGCAACATTGCTTTGTCTTTGATTTTCATTATTAGGTGGATGATCTCCTTGCCTTGAGATAATTGATTGgatctcttctttcctttgtttcaACCTCTCCACTTGTTTTCTCAAGTCTGGTATGTACTTTAGTATCCGAGAAATTGTAGCTGGAATGCTTAATTTTTTCTGCAAAACACAACCCGCCAATTAATCGAGCTCATGAGACTTaccctaatttttattaattacaTAGAAGCTTGCAAGCTAATAAATACTAACCGTTTGATCCGTTGCCGGAAGTAATGACCTGAGAGTAGAGTAcaaaatgttcattttcttaCGACGATCGCGTTCGCTAGCATTGTGACTCAGCTTCTTAATCACAGATGAATCGATACGAATTGTAGTTGAAGGCATCGATGATTCATCAAATTCTATCTGTGGTTGATGAGACAATGGAAAACTGAGAAATGACTCCATTAATGTTCCTGTTTCTCCGAGGTTGCAGGTCTCAATGGAATACCCCATGGCCGGCGCCTTGGAATCCTCAAAGATCTTTTGAAGACAATATTACTAATAGTTAAGATTTGGGGTTGAAGACAAAGTAGATCATTTACATGCCTATATATGCTCAACAAGCTCCCGTTTCAATCTAAGGAAGACGTCATGTTATATTGTCTGATTTAGTAACAGAGAACAtgaccttttctttgttttttcctttttttgttttttttttttaaatacccatTCAGTTTTTTTAACATCAAGGTCTTGTCGTATTCTAGAGGGTTTGATTTTGACGACTCTGAATGTCAATTTAAATTGATCtttaatttgttattattattagggaaaatgttctctgtgttgtGGGCACAGACTGCGCACAGATTTGGTGGAGCCTAAATGATCGTCCCACTCCCCAATGAAAGGCGAAAATGAATCCCACCTTCCATCATGTTTCTACATGTTCTTATTGGATTCGATTTCTCTCCAATTAGCACGCTAACCCAATGAAGCATCAACACTAGGTTGGCTGGCACACATTCTTGAGTGTGCATCAGGATATGTACCAGACAGCCTAGTTGTCAGATGCTTCATTGGGCTTCATTGGCTCAGAGCGTGTAGGTGTCACGCTCTCCCACAAAGACTGTTGCCTTTAAAAATAATTAGTTATTCTTGAAAAGATGTAGACTcatgaaaatataaattattgtttttattaAATGCCAAGCCTTTATTTTcatgaaaatataaattaaaaattacCGATTCTTCTTGAAAATGATGAAGATTTTAGAGAGGATACACTAGAACTCTTCACAACAACAAATTGATCCTGACCAGACCCTCATCGATCAATCTAGTGCGGTTTATGAATCATCAAAAATGTTTATGGAATGTTGAAAATACAGAAGGAAAgatatttaatttcttataccaaaatccaaaataacTGTATCAATGCGTGCATGGAATGGAAGCTGGCTAGGTTTCCTCATTATGCACACTAGTTGACTTATaccttaattaaattaactaattaatttaattatataagttttttttttcttaagatgctttttcttttcaatctgTACACACTTACCGACATTTATAGAAAGTAGGAAGAAAAGGGTGTATCTTAATTTGGATTtctttatgggaaaaaaatctgtacttggtggtgtttcctatgccttTTCATAGGGCACTACGAGATGATGCCTCTACCCCCTTGGGTAGATATTCAGACGTGCTCATCCATTGACccaaacgcttgtgtagagatcatgcgaccaagtagagatctcttgaccctatatatatatttatgatttttgtCTAATTATATATTCTACTATTTTACACTTATCAAAATTCACTTGAGATGCTTTTTTCACACAACTTGTCTATGCATCAagacataatatatatatatatataagacaaAGCCATATAAAACAAACGCCATTTCCAATACTCCACAATTACAAGATCATTTTAGGTAATGCAAAACTTCTAGACAATATTTATCATTAATTTCTTCAATAAAAT
The sequence above is a segment of the Telopea speciosissima isolate NSW1024214 ecotype Mountain lineage chromosome 7, Tspe_v1, whole genome shotgun sequence genome. Coding sequences within it:
- the LOC122668307 gene encoding transcription factor ORG2-like, producing the protein MPSTTIRIDSSVIKKLSHNASERDRRKKMNILYSTLRSLLPATDQTKKLSIPATISRILKYIPDLRKQVERLKQRKEEIQSIISRQGDHPPNNENQRQSNVATSLPTVSASQVDDKEILIQICTYRDSRSPLSEALIYLEEEGLQVLNASGFASFGETIFYNFHLQMKESRRMECEILIQKLLLMFGKREDMLDIDFATR